In Ancylothrix sp. D3o, the following are encoded in one genomic region:
- a CDS encoding protein kinase — translation MLGRILRGRYEVLSGLGSGGFGEVFLARDRDLPGEPFCVVKVLRVGGFSGELLQTARRLFEREATVLYGLGGCDFVPRLLAHFEEEGEFFLVEEFVEGGDLRGEFAPGKRWDVDAVWGFLVEVLGVLNWLHERNIIHRDLKPANLIRRKKDGRLVLIDFGAVKEVLGQSVNCGGDENQSTIIGTPGYVSPEQARGEPHFNSDIYALGMMAIQALTGTLPHFLAEDSLTKEKLWRNRLDNGVVESELLEIIEKMVRYDFRERYQNAAEALADLLKINTQSLANLPSNNQGLKFGIKQEMLTLPSQIPQVKKAPILVANSTDLRHRQILINKVTNFWIKGVLESSLHGRAMIELGLESRLDLIERPWGIVWGNLGVKGELLPSGVRVSDKFRALGEGRSLLILGEPGAGKTTTLLQLARDLLEEAQANTSCTIPVVFNLSSWNNPKQSLADWLIAELKTQYQVSSEIARRWIVGGELLLLLDGLDEVSAKLQDACVSAINRFYQEHGTTELVVCSRIKDYQSLQNRLQLQEAICLQPLTLQQIDEYLQQASELTSLKAALQHDNSLQELAHSPLMLSIMTLAYRGMPAQDLLSVGGIEERRQHLFNAYIERMLHQPSRNVKYSKKQTIYWLSWLAQSLSKQSQTVFFIEKMQPILLTKKRQKLIYILSLFLVFFTVGGAVGYALLPKTQLPLALMFGAGIFWLIFGLDKIEPVETLQWSWKKAGKHLVLGVFLGGLLLFPFKILYESFLALLDHKMITVVIPETASLGRGIIFGMSLGLVYGLIQGFKGAAIQRKTFPNQGIIQSGQNSLFFATIGFCLLGLPVKILQWDSVVWQVVGLLFGFAAGGEEACIKHFILRVILCASGVMPWNYSRFLDYAVRKIFLQKVGGGYIFVHRLLLEHFAAINLQERPVK, via the coding sequence ATGTTGGGGAGGATTTTACGGGGTAGATATGAGGTTTTGAGTGGTTTGGGTTCGGGGGGTTTTGGTGAGGTTTTTTTGGCGCGAGATCGGGATTTGCCTGGTGAGCCTTTTTGTGTTGTTAAGGTTTTGAGGGTGGGGGGTTTTTCGGGGGAGCTTTTGCAGACTGCTCGGCGTTTGTTTGAGCGGGAGGCGACGGTTTTATATGGGTTAGGTGGGTGTGATTTTGTGCCGCGTTTATTGGCTCATTTTGAGGAGGAAGGCGAGTTTTTTTTGGTTGAGGAGTTCGTTGAGGGTGGCGATTTACGCGGGGAATTTGCGCCAGGGAAAAGATGGGATGTTGATGCGGTTTGGGGTTTTTTAGTCGAGGTTTTAGGTGTTTTAAATTGGCTGCATGAGCGTAATATAATTCATCGGGATTTGAAGCCGGCTAATTTAATTCGTCGCAAAAAAGATGGTCGGTTGGTGTTGATTGATTTTGGTGCGGTTAAAGAAGTTTTGGGACAAAGTGTTAATTGTGGCGGTGATGAAAATCAAAGCACGATTATCGGCACTCCTGGGTATGTTTCGCCGGAACAAGCGCGGGGGGAACCTCATTTTAATAGTGATATTTATGCGTTGGGGATGATGGCTATTCAGGCTCTCACCGGCACTTTACCACATTTTTTAGCAGAAGATTCTTTGACAAAAGAAAAACTCTGGCGTAATCGTTTAGATAATGGTGTCGTAGAATCTGAACTTCTCGAAATTATTGAAAAAATGGTGCGGTATGATTTTCGAGAACGCTATCAAAATGCGGCTGAGGCTTTAGCAGATTTGCTAAAAATTAACACCCAATCTTTAGCAAATTTACCAAGTAATAATCAGGGTTTAAAATTTGGAATAAAGCAGGAAATGCTGACGCTTCCTTCGCAGATACCGCAGGTAAAAAAGGCTCCGATTTTGGTGGCTAATAGTACAGATTTACGCCACCGGCAGATTTTAATTAATAAGGTAACAAATTTTTGGATTAAGGGGGTTTTGGAATCTTCTTTGCACGGTCGGGCGATGATAGAATTGGGGTTAGAATCGCGTTTAGATTTGATTGAGCGCCCTTGGGGGATTGTCTGGGGAAATCTGGGGGTAAAAGGCGAGTTATTGCCTTCTGGAGTGCGGGTGAGTGATAAGTTTCGCGCTTTGGGAGAGGGGAGATCCTTGTTAATTTTAGGCGAACCTGGTGCAGGGAAAACTACAACTTTGTTGCAACTAGCGCGGGATTTGTTGGAGGAAGCACAAGCTAACACAAGTTGTACAATTCCAGTGGTTTTTAATTTGTCTTCTTGGAATAATCCAAAGCAATCTTTGGCAGATTGGTTAATTGCTGAGTTAAAAACGCAATATCAAGTTTCTTCGGAGATTGCTCGCCGGTGGATTGTTGGCGGTGAGTTGCTTTTGTTGTTGGATGGTTTGGATGAGGTTAGTGCAAAGTTGCAAGATGCTTGCGTGAGTGCGATTAATAGATTTTATCAGGAACATGGGACGACAGAATTAGTTGTTTGCAGTCGAATTAAAGATTATCAAAGTTTGCAAAATCGCTTACAATTGCAAGAGGCTATTTGTTTGCAACCTTTGACTTTGCAACAAATTGATGAGTATTTACAACAAGCTTCAGAATTGACAAGTTTAAAAGCAGCTTTGCAACACGATAATTCTTTACAAGAATTGGCTCACTCTCCTTTGATGTTGAGTATTATGACTTTGGCGTATAGGGGAATGCCGGCGCAAGATTTGCTTTCTGTTGGCGGGATTGAAGAAAGACGACAACATTTGTTTAATGCTTATATTGAGCGAATGTTGCACCAGCCCTCTCGAAATGTTAAATATTCCAAAAAGCAAACAATTTACTGGTTGAGTTGGCTGGCACAAAGTTTGTCTAAACAATCTCAAACTGTGTTTTTTATTGAGAAAATGCAGCCAATTTTGTTAACGAAAAAACGCCAAAAGTTGATTTATATTTTGAGTTTGTTTTTGGTGTTTTTTACGGTGGGGGGTGCGGTTGGCTATGCTTTGTTGCCTAAAACTCAGTTACCGTTGGCTTTGATGTTTGGGGCAGGGATTTTTTGGCTGATTTTTGGTTTAGATAAAATTGAGCCGGTGGAGACGCTACAATGGTCTTGGAAAAAGGCCGGTAAACATTTAGTTTTAGGTGTTTTCTTGGGGGGTTTACTGCTTTTTCCTTTTAAGATTTTGTATGAGTCTTTTTTAGCTTTATTAGACCATAAAATGATTACTGTTGTGATTCCGGAAACTGCATCGTTGGGCCGAGGGATTATTTTTGGTATGAGTTTGGGGTTGGTTTATGGCTTAATTCAGGGGTTTAAGGGTGCGGCTATTCAACGCAAAACTTTTCCCAACCAAGGTATTATTCAATCCGGCCAGAATTCGCTATTTTTTGCAACGATTGGTTTTTGTTTGTTGGGGCTACCTGTAAAGATTTTGCAGTGGGATTCTGTGGTGTGGCAGGTGGTTGGGTTGCTTTTTGGTTTTGCTGCCGGTGGGGAAGAGGCTTGTATTAAACATTTTATTTTGCGGGTGATTTTGTGTGCCAGTGGCGTCATGCCTTGGAATTATTCGCGGTTTCTTGATTATGCGGTGCGGAAGATTTTTTTACAAAAGGTTGGCGGCGGTTATATTTTTGTTCACCGGCTGCTTTTAGAGCATTTTGCAGCTATTAATTTGCAGGAGAGGCCGGTTAAATAG
- a CDS encoding tetratricopeptide repeat protein, producing the protein MPVPHLGQTSIRLLLSSSVVAASALCPIIGASVVTTTAAAAVASVAGGVLANDVGEHLKLAHRLREKKNSLRNHDLTKAVGSAISIVLFAVAEEHKARKNDWHKDFENLAKAAPNYWKNIADNRQDDFAGIWEENLPAELFSTKASEFATVKALDENSWIEFLQGLCAENKVGLGDVLILNTAQKWESIFPKALREVLKDDFEHGGKAFASLTLSMMSEISAGIKENQTAILQLLQNQGIAQPNQEYNEILSRLDALANQQTITPEIKNALKQVSTQIESGFEEVLREMGVQYEEIRKEIETLRNEILDALSNISSRKEDQDRHIEIVEGNQKILEAVVKITPANLANLDHAYPSITDWVGRAGELQTVGEYLANSNIALIKIIGVGGIGKSTLAAKVFEVEGSKFEGKFWWDLTISPNFTEFVRNALRHLGRFSLQDIQQIPEKDVIDRLVNLLQKQAFLIVIDNLETVLKSGWEGSLWEKFFCRWLGCAGKSKIIVTSQDVPNLTELKGKTLHLEEGLNCTEGATLLRNLGVLGETRELEDFVESVGGYPLYLMLVAGLLVTEEEDDPQIKYLSRYGNLYEIKGIHRGKNSVSVKDVFEESFGRLSDQQKQLLLNLSVYRLPFESAAALVMYEGTESEAENDLKLLAKRCFLLKGKDASGFKFQPVVLAYLKSKAGDLTEVHRKAIEYYGSVQESEGWKTKEDVSGYIEICYHLGELGERRAAFDTIGICDEFLNFQGFYDVLIEVYELIVQNWQPKDEDEERLFAAYLNNLGSAYNSLGQYQKAIEYHEKSLKIREKIGNQPDIARSLNNLGNTYNYLEKHEKAIEYCEKSLNIWNQLNNHQEIADTLNNLGNAYHSLGQYETAIKYHKKSLEIREEIGPQQDIAKSFINLGIAYYSLGKYETAIEYLKKSLTINRRIGHQQQIALSLNNLGSAYDSLERYETAIEYYKESLEIRQKICNQQEIAHSLHNLGLAYRSYEEYQKAIECFEKLLEIKRPTNDKEGEAKCLQILAGLYHQTGQFKKGYAAGYQASQILQESNLPLDSLYPKWLQSIIKFAQKGKGQFVLCFITGLFAFPFALVWIIVVMLWRIIRAKINRPR; encoded by the coding sequence ATGCCGGTACCACATTTAGGGCAAACTTCTATCCGCTTACTGTTGTCTAGTTCTGTCGTTGCTGCCAGTGCATTATGTCCGATAATAGGAGCATCAGTAGTAACAACAACAGCAGCAGCAGCGGTTGCAAGTGTCGCCGGCGGGGTACTTGCCAATGATGTCGGTGAGCATCTAAAATTAGCCCACCGGCTGCGGGAAAAGAAGAATAGTTTAAGAAACCATGACTTGACAAAAGCAGTAGGAAGTGCTATATCAATTGTGCTTTTTGCAGTGGCGGAAGAACACAAAGCCAGAAAAAATGACTGGCATAAAGATTTTGAAAACCTGGCAAAAGCAGCCCCGAATTATTGGAAAAATATTGCTGATAACCGGCAAGATGATTTTGCCGGCATTTGGGAAGAAAATCTACCGGCTGAATTATTTTCTACCAAAGCCTCGGAATTTGCCACAGTAAAAGCCTTAGATGAAAATAGCTGGATTGAGTTTCTCCAGGGGTTGTGTGCAGAAAATAAGGTTGGTTTAGGCGATGTTTTGATCCTAAATACAGCGCAAAAATGGGAGAGCATTTTTCCGAAGGCGTTGCGGGAAGTTTTGAAAGATGATTTTGAGCATGGCGGTAAAGCTTTTGCCTCGCTTACATTGTCGATGATGAGTGAAATTTCCGCCGGCATTAAAGAAAATCAAACAGCAATTTTACAATTGTTGCAAAATCAGGGAATTGCTCAACCTAATCAAGAATATAATGAGATTTTGAGCCGGTTGGATGCACTGGCAAACCAGCAAACAATTACCCCAGAAATTAAAAATGCTCTCAAGCAAGTATCCACGCAGATAGAATCTGGCTTTGAGGAAGTCTTGCGAGAAATGGGGGTGCAGTATGAGGAAATACGCAAAGAAATTGAAACGCTGCGAAATGAGATTTTAGATGCCCTTTCAAATATTTCTTCAAGAAAAGAAGATCAAGACCGGCATATAGAAATAGTAGAAGGCAATCAAAAAATATTAGAAGCGGTTGTAAAAATCACTCCCGCAAATTTGGCTAATTTGGATCATGCTTATCCAAGTATAACAGATTGGGTGGGGCGGGCCGGTGAATTGCAAACAGTGGGCGAATATTTGGCTAATTCAAACATTGCCCTCATTAAAATTATCGGCGTTGGCGGCATTGGCAAATCTACCTTAGCCGCGAAAGTTTTTGAAGTGGAAGGTAGCAAGTTTGAGGGGAAATTTTGGTGGGATCTCACCATCAGCCCCAACTTTACAGAGTTTGTCAGAAATGCACTGAGGCACTTAGGGCGTTTTTCGCTGCAAGATATCCAGCAAATTCCTGAAAAGGATGTCATAGATAGGCTGGTAAATTTGTTGCAAAAACAAGCGTTTTTAATTGTCATAGATAATTTGGAAACTGTGTTAAAAAGCGGCTGGGAGGGGAGTTTATGGGAGAAGTTTTTCTGCCGGTGGTTGGGGTGTGCGGGAAAAAGTAAGATTATTGTGACGAGTCAGGATGTACCAAATTTGACTGAGTTAAAAGGCAAAACTTTGCACTTAGAAGAGGGTTTAAATTGCACTGAGGGAGCCACATTATTACGCAATTTGGGGGTGCTGGGTGAGACAAGAGAGTTAGAGGATTTTGTTGAGTCGGTGGGGGGATATCCGCTGTATTTGATGCTGGTGGCGGGTTTGTTGGTGACGGAAGAGGAAGACGATCCGCAGATTAAATATTTGAGCCGGTATGGGAATTTGTATGAAATTAAGGGGATACACCGGGGTAAAAATTCGGTGAGTGTTAAGGATGTTTTTGAGGAGAGTTTTGGGCGGCTTTCTGATCAGCAAAAACAGTTATTGTTAAATTTGAGTGTGTATCGTTTGCCGTTTGAAAGTGCAGCGGCGTTGGTGATGTATGAGGGGACGGAAAGTGAGGCGGAAAATGATTTGAAGTTGTTGGCGAAACGGTGTTTTTTGTTGAAAGGAAAGGATGCGTCTGGGTTTAAGTTTCAGCCGGTGGTTTTGGCGTATTTGAAGTCGAAGGCGGGGGATTTAACGGAGGTGCATCGTAAGGCGATTGAGTATTATGGTTCGGTTCAAGAATCTGAAGGCTGGAAGACAAAAGAGGATGTTTCTGGATACATTGAAATTTGTTATCATTTGGGTGAGTTGGGAGAGCGTCGTGCTGCGTTTGATACGATTGGGATTTGCGATGAGTTTTTGAACTTTCAGGGTTTTTATGATGTTTTGATAGAAGTTTATGAACTAATTGTGCAAAATTGGCAACCAAAAGATGAGGATGAAGAGAGACTATTTGCTGCTTACCTCAATAATTTAGGTAGCGCCTACAATTCCCTTGGACAATACCAGAAAGCCATAGAATACCACGAGAAATCTTTAAAAATTAGAGAGAAAATTGGCAACCAGCCAGATATAGCCCGTTCCCTGAATAATTTAGGTAACACCTACAATTACCTCGAAAAACACGAGAAAGCCATAGAATACTGCGAGAAATCTTTAAATATTTGGAACCAACTTAACAACCATCAGGAGATAGCAGATACCCTGAATAATTTAGGTAATGCCTACCATTCCCTCGGACAATACGAGACAGCCATAAAATATCACAAGAAATCGTTAGAAATTAGAGAGGAAATTGGCCCCCAGCAGGATATAGCAAAATCCTTCATTAATTTAGGAATAGCCTATTATTCCCTTGGAAAATACGAGACAGCCATAGAATACTTAAAAAAATCTTTGACAATTAATCGTAGAATCGGCCACCAGCAGCAGATAGCCCTTTCACTCAATAATTTAGGGTCAGCCTACGATTCCCTTGAACGATACGAGACAGCCATAGAATACTATAAGGAATCTTTGGAAATTAGACAGAAAATTTGCAACCAGCAGGAGATAGCCCATTCGCTCCATAATTTAGGTTTGGCTTACCGTTCCTACGAAGAATACCAGAAAGCTATAGAATGCTTTGAAAAACTGCTAGAAATTAAACGCCCAACTAACGATAAAGAGGGTGAGGCGAAATGCCTGCAAATTCTCGCGGGTTTATACCACCAAACCGGCCAATTTAAAAAAGGCTATGCTGCCGGTTATCAAGCTAGTCAAATCTTACAAGAATCAAACCTCCCTCTCGATAGCCTGTATCCCAAATGGCTGCAATCTATCATCAAATTTGCTCAAAAAGGTAAAGGGCAATTTGTGTTATGTTTTATCACCGGCCTTTTTGCTTTTCCCTTTGCCCTTGTCTGGATAATTGTTGTCATGCTGTGGCGAATTATCCGCGCCAAAATCAACCGGCCACGATAA
- a CDS encoding type II toxin-antitoxin system HicB family antitoxin, which produces MKLKIIVHEAEEGGYWAEVPAIPGCATQGETFEELLQNLYEAIEGCLSVDLESIEMTDKDKVMEIAV; this is translated from the coding sequence ATGAAACTTAAAATCATTGTCCATGAAGCTGAAGAGGGCGGATATTGGGCAGAAGTTCCTGCTATTCCAGGGTGTGCGACTCAAGGAGAGACTTTTGAGGAATTACTGCAAAATTTGTATGAGGCAATTGAAGGGTGTTTATCTGTTGATCTGGAATCTATCGAGATGACGGATAAAGATAAAGTTATGGAGATTGCTGTATGA
- the msrP gene encoding protein-methionine-sulfoxide reductase catalytic subunit MsrP has product MVLIKKFKGWEIPEREVTPEDLFFNRRRFMKSLIGAGLAATTLPLVGCESKKEENPIAGTVKLDVKTNPNFQEVGRTITDESFASRYNNFYEFGGTKSIWRNAQALPTENWKVEVSGLVKNPKIYDLDDLQKKFPIEERIYRFRCVEAWSMVVPWVGFAMKNLIADVEPTAKAKFVRFTSFYDEKITPGPVGFGDYPWPYHESLRLDEMANDLAFFATGIYGHSLPKQNGAPIRMVIPWKYGFKGAKSIVKIEFLDKQPPTFWNTLVASEYDFEANVNPNKPHPRWSQAEERIVGKGPALAWEKRPTLLYNGYEDYVGKLYV; this is encoded by the coding sequence GTGGTTCTAATTAAGAAATTTAAGGGTTGGGAAATTCCAGAGCGTGAAGTGACGCCAGAGGATTTGTTTTTTAACCGGCGCCGGTTTATGAAAAGTTTAATAGGGGCCGGTTTGGCGGCAACAACTTTACCTTTAGTTGGTTGTGAAAGCAAAAAAGAAGAAAACCCAATTGCGGGAACCGTGAAGCTTGATGTTAAGACTAATCCTAATTTTCAGGAAGTGGGCCGCACCATCACGGATGAGAGTTTCGCCTCAAGATACAATAATTTTTATGAGTTTGGCGGAACTAAAAGTATTTGGCGAAATGCTCAAGCTTTACCGACAGAAAATTGGAAGGTGGAAGTTTCCGGTTTGGTGAAGAATCCTAAAATTTATGATTTGGATGATTTGCAGAAAAAGTTTCCCATAGAGGAAAGAATTTATCGCTTTCGCTGTGTTGAGGCGTGGTCGATGGTGGTGCCTTGGGTTGGCTTTGCTATGAAAAATTTAATCGCGGATGTGGAACCAACTGCAAAGGCAAAATTTGTGCGGTTTACATCGTTTTATGATGAGAAAATTACGCCTGGGCCGGTGGGTTTTGGCGATTATCCTTGGCCTTACCATGAAAGTTTGCGGCTTGATGAAATGGCGAATGATTTGGCGTTTTTCGCAACAGGAATTTATGGGCATTCTTTGCCAAAACAAAACGGCGCACCAATTCGGATGGTGATTCCTTGGAAGTATGGTTTTAAGGGCGCCAAATCAATTGTAAAAATTGAGTTTTTGGATAAGCAACCGCCTACTTTTTGGAATACTTTAGTGGCGAGTGAGTATGATTTTGAGGCGAATGTTAATCCGAATAAGCCTCATCCTCGGTGGTCGCAAGCGGAGGAGCGAATTGTTGGCAAAGGGCCGGCTCTGGCTTGGGAAAAACGCCCGACTTTGCTTTATAATGGCTATGAAGATTATGTCGGTAAACTCTATGTTTAA
- a CDS encoding aspartyl protease, which yields MSATQTSEKISHVTTTITITNLVDEILAERNFITSDQIRSLTLENVLVDTGNPRLCLPANIIAQLGLAFDTEIEAKTAAGVKKIRLFHRLSLTIEGRKGVFNCLELPGGQDPLIGVLPLKDLGLQPDLMNQKLIVLPNRGPNTYHLMY from the coding sequence ATGTCAGCCACACAAACAAGCGAAAAAATAAGTCACGTCACCACCACAATTACCATCACTAATCTAGTCGATGAAATCTTAGCCGAACGAAATTTTATCACTTCGGATCAAATTCGTTCCCTCACCTTAGAAAACGTCCTCGTAGACACCGGCAACCCTCGCCTCTGCTTGCCGGCAAATATCATCGCCCAATTAGGTTTAGCTTTTGATACAGAAATTGAAGCAAAAACAGCAGCGGGAGTCAAAAAAATCCGTCTTTTCCACAGATTAAGCCTGACGATAGAAGGTAGAAAGGGAGTGTTTAATTGTTTAGAATTACCAGGCGGACAAGATCCCTTAATCGGTGTTCTCCCTTTAAAAGATTTAGGCTTACAACCAGATTTAATGAATCAAAAATTGATAGTGTTACCTAATCGCGGGCCAAATACCTATCACTTAATGTACTAA
- a CDS encoding chloride channel protein: MNGLSSRNGQLFKSPALASFSNALTRFLNRLQPSPESIVMILAVLIGGSTGMGVVTFHFLIHLIHSLTLGDLMGLIGGWGAWTLACVPALGGAIIGLMRLLSPDFGPGISSMIAAVQKEGLPVAPVLKPVTKMVAASVSLGTGASLGPEGPSAEIGANFGMLVGQVLQVSQERQRLLLGAGAAAGIAAGFNAPIAGVFFAIELVLGTSFATSAVSVVLLAAVVAALIAQIGIGAKPAFMLPAYVVRSPFELPLYVGLGLLASLVSIAYTAAIKQAQKFFAGEIRGFRWLSKVPRWVHPAIGGVCVGVVALRWPQIMGIGYETIEAMLQDVEFSLQLLLSLLVVKLVMTAISLGSGLVGGTFAPSMYLGASLGSAYAKILALAIPSIAKYMAGPPAYAMVGMAAVLAGSVRAPLTSIILMFELTRDYRIVLPLMAAVGLSVWLVDVLKKPAQTAASTTNLQQIGLNIEGDNNREVLEKIRVSEAMDKSPLILSGNTAVVEAGLRLTELHRHSALIINEAGRLIGIITLRDVNRILSQVKGDDLLGLLLNKKIADICTAEIVLAYEDEPVTDALDRMAARGFHQLPVVERDNPYEALGLLNEDDVSLVCQVAMTRDVLRGFCVVPVGVSEEEKERLPV, encoded by the coding sequence ATGAACGGCTTATCTTCTCGGAATGGACAGCTATTTAAATCTCCTGCTCTTGCTTCTTTCTCCAACGCACTGACGCGCTTTCTTAACCGCTTACAGCCTTCCCCAGAAAGCATTGTGATGATTCTGGCGGTTTTGATTGGGGGTAGCACTGGGATGGGGGTGGTGACGTTTCATTTTCTTATCCATCTGATCCACAGTCTGACTTTAGGGGATTTGATGGGGCTGATTGGTGGGTGGGGGGCTTGGACGCTGGCTTGTGTGCCGGCGCTTGGGGGGGCGATTATTGGTTTAATGCGTTTGCTTTCGCCGGATTTTGGCCCTGGGATTTCTTCGATGATTGCGGCGGTGCAAAAAGAGGGGTTGCCGGTGGCGCCGGTTTTAAAGCCGGTGACGAAAATGGTGGCGGCGTCGGTGTCTTTGGGTACGGGGGCTTCCTTGGGCCCAGAGGGGCCGTCTGCTGAGATTGGGGCTAATTTTGGGATGTTGGTGGGGCAGGTTTTGCAGGTTTCGCAGGAACGGCAGCGCTTGCTTTTGGGGGCCGGTGCGGCGGCGGGTATTGCGGCGGGTTTTAATGCGCCTATTGCCGGAGTTTTTTTTGCGATTGAGTTGGTGTTGGGGACGAGTTTTGCGACTTCTGCGGTGAGTGTGGTGCTGCTGGCGGCGGTGGTTGCGGCGCTTATTGCTCAGATTGGGATAGGGGCAAAACCGGCTTTTATGTTGCCTGCTTATGTGGTGCGTTCTCCGTTTGAATTGCCTTTGTATGTGGGGTTGGGGTTGCTGGCAAGTTTGGTGTCGATTGCTTATACGGCGGCGATTAAGCAGGCTCAAAAGTTTTTTGCGGGGGAGATAAGGGGTTTTCGCTGGTTGAGTAAGGTTCCCCGCTGGGTGCATCCGGCTATAGGGGGGGTTTGTGTGGGGGTGGTGGCGTTGAGGTGGCCGCAAATTATGGGGATTGGCTATGAGACGATTGAGGCGATGCTGCAAGATGTGGAGTTTTCGTTGCAGTTGTTGCTGAGTTTGCTTGTGGTTAAGTTGGTGATGACGGCGATTAGTTTGGGTAGTGGTTTGGTGGGGGGGACTTTTGCGCCGTCGATGTATTTGGGGGCGTCGTTGGGTTCGGCTTATGCAAAAATTCTGGCTTTGGCTATACCGAGTATAGCCAAGTATATGGCGGGGCCACCGGCCTATGCAATGGTGGGGATGGCGGCGGTGTTGGCTGGTTCTGTGCGGGCTCCTTTGACGTCGATTATTTTGATGTTTGAGTTAACTCGTGATTATCGGATTGTTTTGCCTTTGATGGCGGCGGTAGGGTTGAGTGTTTGGTTGGTGGATGTTTTGAAGAAGCCGGCACAAACGGCGGCTTCTACTACGAATTTGCAGCAGATTGGTTTGAATATTGAGGGGGATAATAATAGGGAGGTTTTGGAGAAAATTCGGGTGTCGGAGGCGATGGATAAGTCGCCGTTGATTTTGTCGGGAAATACAGCGGTAGTTGAGGCGGGTTTGCGGTTGACTGAGTTACACCGGCATAGTGCTTTAATAATTAATGAGGCGGGACGTTTAATTGGGATTATTACTTTGCGTGATGTTAATCGGATTTTGTCGCAGGTAAAGGGGGATGATTTGTTGGGGTTGTTGTTGAATAAAAAAATTGCGGATATTTGTACGGCGGAGATTGTTTTGGCGTATGAAGATGAGCCTGTGACTGATGCTTTGGATCGAATGGCGGCGCGGGGTTTTCATCAGTTGCCGGTGGTTGAGCGTGATAATCCTTATGAGGCTTTGGGGTTGTTGAATGAGGATGATGTTTCTTTGGTTTGTCAGGTGGCGATGACGCGGGATGTTTTGCGGGGTTTTTGTGTTGTGCCGGTGGGGGTTTCTGAGGAGGAAAAGGAACGGTTGCCGGTGTGA
- a CDS encoding HPP family protein: MTDKQSLKPLKGANRKIRRRLTIQGELLLALLPTITILGVLGMVEVLSRQRLLFASLASSAFLIYLDPQHGTNGIRTLITSQMLAATLGFITYLVFGPGYIGAGIAMIITIILMIILDVVHPPAVSTSLSFALRAGNETNIILFALALAITSILVLLQRCSLWLLARYSQRQNS; encoded by the coding sequence ATGACTGATAAACAAAGCTTAAAACCCCTAAAAGGTGCAAACCGCAAAATCCGCCGCCGGCTCACCATTCAAGGTGAACTATTACTCGCCTTATTACCAACCATAACTATACTAGGAGTGCTGGGGATGGTTGAAGTATTAAGCCGGCAACGTTTACTCTTCGCATCCCTCGCATCCAGCGCATTTTTAATATATCTCGATCCCCAACACGGCACCAACGGCATCCGCACCCTCATCACCTCTCAAATGCTTGCCGCCACCCTTGGATTTATCACTTATTTAGTATTTGGGCCCGGTTACATAGGCGCCGGCATAGCTATGATTATAACCATAATTTTGATGATAATTTTAGATGTCGTTCACCCCCCAGCCGTCTCCACATCTTTAAGTTTTGCTTTGCGGGCCGGTAATGAAACAAACATAATTTTATTCGCTCTCGCACTTGCCATCACATCAATTTTAGTTTTGCTACAACGCTGTAGTTTATGGTTACTAGCACGTTACAGCCAACGCCAAAATTCATAG